A stretch of the Clarias gariepinus isolate MV-2021 ecotype Netherlands chromosome 26, CGAR_prim_01v2, whole genome shotgun sequence genome encodes the following:
- the rpz gene encoding protein rapunzel isoform X1 — MADIEILEDRDKLKRGLVKVLECVATISSAAAVVNPIFGVAGSLIRVVLHHVDDEEIQTLRREFGSVNRALDELSVQNRGTLLQIKKETLDGQYSRVEENLRNQFRKFMEVVEARPAHKERKRDDFEESYANDLGDQNLHTLYDGVMGKPKLFSRPILEVYMTHSQGDRRVMERLCTRLTYLFCIGLIALMGYAAIIGDDEEGLSEEWAEKMENVQERMQEVLRRCK, encoded by the coding sequence ATGGCTGACATTGAGATCTTGGAGGACCGAGACAAGCTGAAGCGAGGCCTGGTGAAGGTGCTGGAGTGTGTAGCCACCATCTCCTCAGCAGCAGCTGTGGTGAACCCCATCTTCGGTGTGGCAGGCTCACTGATCCGCGTCGTCCTGCACCACGTGGATGATGAGGAGATTCAGACTCTTCGACGTGAGTTCGGCAGCGTGAACCGAGCCCTGGATGAGCTTTCAGTGCAGAACCGTGGCACATTGCTCCAGATCAAGAAGGAGACATTGGACGGGCAGTACAGCCGTGTGGAGGAGAACCTACGCAACCAGTTCCGTAAGttcatggaggtggtggaggcACGGCCCGCGCACAAGGAGCGCAAGCGCGATGATTTCGAAGAAAGCTATGCCAACGACCTGGGCGACCAGAACCTGCACACGCTCTACGACGGTGTCATGGGCAAGCCCAAGCTCTTCAGCCGGCCCATCCTCGAGGTCTACATGACTCACTCTCAAGGAGATCGGAGGGTGATGGAGCGCCTGTGCACACGCCTCACCTACCTGTTCTGTATCGGCCTCATTGCTCTGATGGGTTACGCTGCCATCATCGGTGATGACGAAGAGGGTCTGAGCGAGGAGTGGGCTGAGAAGATGGAAAACGTTCAAGAGAGGATGCAGGAGGTGCTCCGGAGGtgcaagtga